gggggaaggagggagtggaagaggagtgagtgagagaaggagggaacGGGTTAAGACGGAGAGAGGAGTTTTTGAAGGTTCTCATCATTTCATATGAACtagattattattgttatgtatttacattacattacaggcatttggcagacgctcttatccagagcgacgtataacaaaatgtattaccataaccaggaacaagtgtgtcgaaaaccctagagagaagtaccgttccaagtgcagggaacaaccgcatagttcaacttggaccctgtaggttaaactgtttaacactaacacaaacaagaacagcaacaacgcagtcatTTTAAAGCCTGGTCAACCTCACGTGTGGTGGGGATCTCAGACTCCAGACCTGGaacctgcagtgtctgctgcttTCAGCACCTAAGTACTAATTTTTaagcctctgattggctgaggggtCCCCTCACCTTTGCTCCTGAGGCCTATATCATCTGCCGTTTGAAAGGAAAGCACAGAAACCGGCAGACACTGCAGGCCCTCCTGGACTGGGGTTTGACGTCCCTGACGCAGGACGACCCCAGCAAGAGACCGGGGACGGAAAGAGCCACCACGATGTTCCCGCTGcgtaaaacaaaatggccgctgtcTTTCCCACAGGCGTCACGGTCATCGACAAGCCCTTATGACTCGGCGCGGACCTGCTGCTGTCGTGACAACGAAGGCTGGGAGACCAACAGCCGCTTTCAGAGTGTGAGGCGTCTCGGTGAATCTGCCTCGTcctgaggccacgcccccttttCTCCAGGGGGagtctgggagggggggcggggctaacaaAGACACAAAGTGATTGCACTTAACGAGAGCACTACGTGGGATCAACCATTTAACACATGTTCTTAACTTGTGAGGATGAAGCTGAGTATAAACGTGTTTTAATACTACAAATGTGAGAGAAGTCCGGAGGTCAGCGTTCGCACGAGGGACCATACGTGATTCGGGTGCGGTTGGCTAGGTAGGCGTCGGAAATGTCGGGAAAATTGTGGGATTATCCGTGCTACGGTGTTGCGTAGAACGGGAAAACGAGTTTGATAAGCGTGCTAGCATGGGGACCCGTTTACTGAAGCAGCTTGGGGTGGAGCTGGTTTCTTGAGTCCAGACTTTTTGCCTTTTTACATTGATGTTCATTGAAGCATCCAGCGAACTGAAATATTACTTTGTAATAATGGTATTGTACTGAGAACAATGTGgattataaatgtatgtaaGAAGAGCTGAGGTATGTGAGTTTGCCTAAAAAACGAAATGCCACTTAAATGAAGTTTGGAACACGGATGGGATTCCAGCACATTTCAAGACTTGAGATGCCAAAATAATTCGAGCCGTTAACTGCGTATATGTTTgaagtttttttatatattgtgtaCTTACTTTCCAATACTGGCCAAGTTTGATGCATTTCGTTGTTGTATCTAATGCGAATGTTATGGCATGCGTACTATAGCAGATTAACACCGATTTGCCTGGGACCGGAGGAGATAAATCTATCTGCATGGtcaatttaacaaaacaaaaaaaaatgaacaaaaaaaaaaaaaaaacattgatttaagCGTAGctgctgtttttgctgtttcctgctgtgtgtgagtgagtcatgGATGTGATGTACTAAACTGGACCTCTTTGAAAATGACCCAACCCTTCCTCCTTCTGTTcctttgtttccccccccccctctttctttctttctttctttcttgcttgctttcctcttttccttttgTGGACTTATACTATGATTATCGTCTGTGTAAAGAGGAATGTTGTGCAATGACCTATGAACCGTTTCAtaacttgttttttattgttattaacgATAATAAATATGCTTCTTGGATTCTTGGGTCTGGAGCTTCCTCAGTTTGTTTTCCCGATGAGAAGCTGTGTGCTGAGGCTTTATGAACGCTCTGGGAAATCACAATCGCAGAACTCTTAAGCAGAAGTTACAGTACGTTTATAAGCTAAATGTGAACAGTGGCACACAAGAACCGTTTAAAAACATTACACGTGCTCTACAGAGCACAAACGCACATCACATTTCCAGGGTGTTATCAGCGTGTGCAGTACACCCTGGCGAGGTTTGAACACAATTGTAAGGCACACAATACTACTTTCTGTACAGAAACAGATATCCATTCATCTTCCCatcaatccattatctatacccacttcacattcctgggcagggtcacaggggggtgctggagcctatcccagcgtgcactgggcgagaggcaggaatgaaCCCTGGACAGGTCAGAAACAGATATCCATCTATTTAAATggatgaaaatgaacaaaaaaatcccaTATGCAAGCCTTCCCGGTCAGGGCATCCATTAAGCACTTTAACAATGACGTTATGAGAATATTACGACAACATTCCTGCCTTTCTTATACACCAGTACCGCCTCTTTTGTAATTGTTCTGGTAGGTTCTGCTGGTCACTCAAATCTCATAATCTCACCACACTGCTCGCCTGTTTGTGCATTagctgtgacctttgacctttttgaCGTCAGTCTCTTATTTCTCCAGCCAGTCCcttgtttttgccatttctgtgtTCTAGTCCCACGCAGAAAACTGGTGTTCAGATAGTACTCTCTCCACTAAGGTAAGAACATACTCAGATGCCGGTATTATGAAGGATATAATATGAATGTTAGCTTTGTAACACTAAGGTAAGAAAATCTTCAGATGCTGGAACTGTAAAGGATGTATACTGTGTGAATGTAAACTGTGTAGATTATAAGCGTACGGCCCAGGGCTTGTtagcaaaaagaaaactgtgCTGCCTCCTTCACGTTAGTTTGGCACTTGTGTGTTGCCAAGACAAGGCAAGTTTATTTTTAGCGCGTGTCCTATCCAGGGAAAACGTCCTTTCCAGAGGACATGAAAACAGATTACAGTGTattaaaagggggaaaaataagaagaaaaaacaatgagaCGATAAAAgataagatttaaataaaaatacaaaataaatatttagaaaaaagtCTATAAACATATGTAttcttatataaaaaaagtaGCACTAAAAGCGGTGTGATTGTTGCTGTGGCAGGTACAGTACCCAGAAGGCCCGTGGGATTATTCAGAGCCGTGATGCAGGTGAGCCACGCAGGTGACATCCTGGGCTCCGCCTACCTGGCGGTGGAGTACCTGGACTCTCTGATACCGCCGATCCCCATGCAGGCGTCCGTCCGGAGCGCCTGGAACCACATGCTGGAGAACTACTCCAGGTTCCAGGTGGCCACGTGCGGCTCGGTCCTCCTCCACGAGCTCGTCTACTTCGCCGTCTGCCTGCCCTTCTTCttctcccagttcctgccgtTCATGAGGAAGTACAAAATACAGCAGGTAGGTGTTTCGCCGGAATTAATGCTCatgagtgtgagggtgtgtgtgtgtgtgtgtgtaagtgtctgTTGGCATGTCtctatgcatttttaaacaggcATACCTTTTTTCTCTCTATACCATATGCCAGCTATTTTTGCTAACACCTtcaaatgagatttttttggGGTATGATTGAGAATTCTGAATTACTACTTCAGCTTGTTTCACTGGTATCAATTTTCATTTTCGTCATTTGACCTGTTGTTATGTAGATCTATTTGGTATGTTATATTTTAGCTGCGATTctctttgtttattgttttgttttttactaaTACACGATACTGTCTGCCACACAGTTATGCTTGGCACGTATACAGGGCCAGTGTGTTCTTCATTAATTTGCCACTTCTCGTGATTATGTTGTGTTTGTACAGGATAAACCGGAGACGTGGGAAAAGCAGTGGAAGTGCCTGAAgatgctgctgctctctcactTCTTCGTGCAGATTCCCTTGATCTGCGGTGCCTACCACTTCACCGAGCTCTTTGGCATTCCGTACGACTGGGAGTCCATGCCCCGATGGTACTGCCACTGCCTCCTTTCAGTTTATACTCCCCTGCCATAATTTATGGCCAAgatctcaaactcaaaattctggagggctgcagcacACGCaggtttttaatgtgttttggtACGTGTGTCATTAATTATTGGATAATGAATccacacacacctttttttctAAAGCCTAAATTGGCTACTGATTAAAAgggagacacaaacacatgcagatgttgcagtcctccaggaccggagttaaatctgcagaaacagcgccccctccagggcAAGTGATTGCAATGTTGTGCTACAGCAGTGAAGtcatttaatttcacaatttGGCATACGCACTTATCCAGGGTGAATTACACAGATTGTTTGTACAGTGCGATTACACAGCTGGATAGTTGCCCGTGTCTCTCTCCCAAGGCCCTACCTGGTGGTGCAGTGCTACAGCTGCGCAGTCATGGATGACACCTGGTTTTACTTCACGCACCGACTCCTCCATCACAAGAGAATCTACAGGCACATCCACAAGGTCCACCACGAGTTCACTGTGAGTAATACCACACCACCTCCGCAGTTCACTGAGCGAGCCTCTCTTTAAACCAGCTGCCGATTTGCACTGCGTTGCCTTTGCATTTATTACGCAGCAGGTGTTTGGAAATTCTTCACGCCAGTTAgcgattttttttcttcagttgccGCATGTTTGGAATGGTGAGAGCATAGGGCTCTGTGAAATGGGTCATGCTGATTTGACCCAATCGTGGTGTTTCGCTATGGCGACCCGTATTTTTTTACCAGTTCACGCGGGTCAGTGATTGGACAGCACACTGTAGCCCCGCCCATAATGAAGTTCATAAAGCCATAACTGCAGAAGAATAAATGAACCAAGTGAAGGTCTCATTTGGGATTTAGTTAAACGGAAATAAAacgaaaaagtttttttttttttcttttctttttctgctagGCTCCTTTTGGCATGCAGGCGGAGTACGCACACCCTCTGGAGACCGTTGTTCTGGGAGCTGGCTTCCTGATTGGCCCCATGGTGTTCCGCAGTCACCTGGCTCTGCTGTGGATCTGGCTTCTGTTCCGTCTGCTGGAAACCGTTGACATCCACAGGTACCGCCTCAGCCTAGTTTTCCTTTTTATCTCCATCCTTTTTGGTCGATGTTCCTTTTAATTGATCGTTGCTACACCAGCAAGGCCTCAACACAATGCAGGAAGAGTTTTTGTTTAAAGAATAGAAGTCCTATTTGACTATTGGGGTACTACAGGTTTACTGTGGGAGATCCAGAAATCCagcacatattttaaatttgtttgtaaattatGATTCCAAACACAATGATGATATAGCAACCATATATACACAATTGGTCCCAAAGAAGTTTGCTTAAATGGTGGAATTTATTTGcgattttattttctaataatttCCTGCGTCTGTTGATTTTTACAGAACACTTAGGaaccaaaaaaagaagtaaacaTAAAACTCATTAAATACAATGTGTACTGTGACAGCAAATTAATGTACCAGAATGACTGAATCCCTGTTGCAAGCAATCAAATTGTTTTGCTTCATTAAAGGTAATTATGTGCAATCATGAGTTTATAATACAGAACTGTTTGCTTTGTGGGGTTGCACTGTTGGTACCTCTGCATAAGTAGCAGctacttcattttgttttgggtaATGGATAACGATCTGATTTCAGGGCAGGGGGTAGACAGACTGTTGAATTCAGGGAGACCTGTTTAGTGTTTCGTTGTATGCCATTGATGCGCAACCCAACACAGCTAAATTCAGAGCATAGAAACAGTTCTGCTAAGAGTGCATTTTACTGTAATACAGTAGATGTGGCCATGTTAGACATATCAGCAGATTTAGCACTGAGAACTTTGCTGTGAAAACACATGTGGAGACTCAACAGCAAGTCAATATCACAGGCCTTTGAGCTCAAAGATGTGCTCTTGTCTGCAGTCTTTCAATTTCATGAGTTTCCTAAATGTAGCCCCCATTATTTCCCCGCCATTAAATTTgcttcaaacttttttttggatGTGTTGTTGAAGCCATTGTGCTTACATTTTTCTTGGAGTTTGGTGAGCTGAGACATCACAAGAAGACAGGGACAGGTAACAGACTGCAGGAGGCCTTGACTTTATtcaagaaaagttttttttttttcaaaataaatgcaaaatacacaGCTGCTGTCAAGCTAGAAGGAGAATTCAAAGTTACCACGACATATTTGTGGAAAAAGTACTCTTTGTTACGGAATTCTGACAGTGCTCAGCAGGAAGTTATTTCACCTTTTCACGTAACTATTTTTAGCATTAGTTTTTTGTCTTAGTGTCatagtgtggttttttttttctttcactgtgAGAATCTTGGTCCAGTAAAAGTCAGTGAATCTCTAGGGGATACCCTATGGACAGGAAGATGGGTGTGAAATCCATTATCAGCAAAGCTCCTATGTGCTGCAGTATAAGTCCTGTACCCatataaaacaatcaaaatgcCTTGTTCTCCAATAACAGGACACTGATTGGTTCAAGTCAAGGAGTCAATGATGGTAACTCCACTCATTTTGTGTGTTCAAGAAAGCATAGCATCCTATTGCTGGCTATTTGTGCGATTacagtttgaaatattttatttatttatttcctttattcaggcagggggaaagcagtgagggtaacagatagagaagggtGTATCATGGTGTGgcgtcaaacctgcaaccccatCGGGGAGCTCGATGTACGGCTTGAGGCTGTGCCACCCGTCTGGCGGGCAGTGTCGCTGTTTGTGATGTTCATGCTGATCTCTGCGCCCCCTAGCGGATATGACCCGCCAGTGAACCCGATGCACATCATTCCCTTCTACGCCGGGACCCAGTTCCACGACTTCCACCACATGAACTTCGAGGGGAACTACTCCTCCTGCTTCACCTGGTGGGACAAGCTCTTCGGGACAAATGTGCAGTACAAAGActtccagcagagggcagcgcAGCAGAAAACCCAGTGACGCTGCCATGGGACCGAACGGGGCCTCGTTCACAAAACTAAAACCCTAAATcattcttacttttgtttttaaaaatgttccccACGAAAAACCGACGTGGGATtcgtaaattttatgcgcagtcctgttcatgtgattagcatcaggagacagccatgaacaaatacagataagaaagaAACGGTGAATGGCAAAATGTtattggaaacgttcttacacgaagtttacagtaatgcagtaatttgcataaatgttgacataaatattttattttgaaacacacacacacacatatatatgcatatatatatatgaatatgaatgtaaCTTATCATATTTAGCTGACAGTATCTAATATTTAGTATTTGTCATTCACAACATATTCAAATGGCCTTTATCCTTTATTGTGGAATATTCACGTCAGATGTCCTCAGTACTCAATTGCTTACATTAAGTTCAGGAGAAACAGTAATTGCACTACATAAGAGTGATTGATGGGAAATGACtgactgtactgtattttaGGAAATGTCCAAGCCTTATTTCTGTGTTCCTTCTGAAGACTTGCACatagagagggaagagaaagtAATTAATCTAAATTATTATTGATTAATAAAACTATAGCAGACCAAGGGAAtctatttgttttttagttacTTTTTAATAACTTATTAtttacatgtaggctatttcattgttttaataataataataataataataatattagcagtggtagtagtagcagtagtattacCAATAATAACAAATGTTTCTTGAATTTAGATCTGTAGTTTCTCTGTTTCAGCAAATGAGcagctggagtttttttttttcttctctgtggTGGCAACTTTCAAACTTTCAAACAAGCAATGCTCTTGTATGCAATATTTACTCATTGCGGTCTTCACTCAGTCACAGTGCAATTGGGAGGAAATTAATCAGTGCAGTGGAAATATACCGGTCTATACGGGTAATTTTTATATCTTAGGATCATCATTCGTGCGGTGGTGCACATCGGAGAGGGAATCGAACACGCCCccaaatgcatataaaatacTCCGGCGTTACGCAAGCCTGTTCAATAGCACGCTTTGTTGGTTGTGAGGATCAGGCCTGGCGTTCAGCGCATCCATTGGACGTTGCTCCAGAAACTCACCGTCTTACTATAATCACTCCATACGGTTCGCCAATCGCTGCGTGAGCTGTGCGCGTTGACGTCAGTCTCCTTTTTCTTTGGCCAATCGCCGTTGGGATCGTTCCTGTACATGTCCTGCATAGAACGACGGTGTGCGGAACAGGTAGAGACTTCTCTCTGCTAAGGTGAGTTGTTGCTTGCTTTTGGGATGTCAGAATCAGGAAAGATTTCTGAACAAcataatgtatatttatagCTGGTATTTATTTGACATAAACGTTACATGTTAAGATTTCTGGCGATCGAGCGAGAGGCAAACGAGTCGTCTAACTAGCATTGCGAAGCAAAGTTATGAAACCGGGTGATTCTATTATTGATGACCAGGAACAGTTACATCTGGCTGGCGTTGCATCgtaacatttgcttttttatataAGGCGATTCGAAAAGTGTTTAGAAGGTGCAAATTGAAAATGTCGTATTTTATTATCTGAACTAAATGCGACTTTTTAATACGCATCAAAGTGGTGAGTCGCCAATTcaacaatgtacagtattatcCGCCAGCTGGCTAGAATTTCAGTGATACCTTCTTTTAAAGTGGACTAGCTACAGATGCGTGAGGTACTGTTGATATAattagatatttaaaatattggcTCTAGAATGTGTGCACGCAGTATTCGATCTAGATGTGCTGCATGGTGTGAAATCGCACTATGTCTAGTTGTTCATGTTTCAAATGGCATTTATAATGTATGAACATATTACATAAGAGCGAAAATTGCGTTTatgatttctgcttttatttgttaataCTCAAAAGACGCACTACCATCAAAACCAAGCATTATAGTCATGTGTTTCATTAATTTATCTAGCTGTGCATTTTGCCACTTCAGCCACTAACTGTAAAAGGCACTTTCTTGTAAAAGTTTCCTTCTTCCTTCCTTCATATGATTAGgcctattactattattatcttatgttaatagtaataatgaaaAACTAAGTAAGTTAAAGACGTTAAAGAAAgtgaaataaagaacaaaagaaatgaTCCCGTGCTGATGTAATTTCCAAttaattatgatgattattCTAATTTTTAGAGCAATAGTTTATTTGTTGTACTGTTGCTGCGTGTTGTTATTACGCAGtaatacgatcacgttagtttttatttggcaggattgtttttgtctgattctgatcaggcaaatgtgatttcagtgctagtttgtacttggcaggattgtttgtttgtttgctgaacaggttaccctacagggttggagtccagatctatgtggtcacttctggcactacgatctttacttcactctagtgcgtttcttttgcacctctgcaccttgaactcatgcacttgttgtacgtcgctctggataagagcgtctgctaaatgcctgtaatgtaataatgtaatgcgGTACTTAAAGCAATTGTTAACTTTTGCAGTCAACGGAGCCGGGCGATCTGTCGGTATAACCGGAGCCGCGATGGAGGTGAACCACACAGCTGATATCCTGGGCACCGCCTATCTGGCCGTGGAGTACGTTGACTCGCTGCTACCGGCCAATCCACTGCAGGAGCCCATGAAGGACGCCTGGGACTACATGATGGACAACTACACCAAGTTCCAGATCGCCACGTGGGGCTCCCTCTTCGTCCACGAGTTCATCTACTTCGTCTTCTGTCTCCCCGGATTTATCTTCCAGTTCTTACCCTTcatgcagaaatacaaaatacagcagGTGGGGATTCTTCTAGAAAACACTGTGTTCATCAAAATCCCTGGTTCTATCATTTTTAACACTGTAATTGGCCTTTTTATTGAAGAGTAAGCATGTACCTTAAATAGTTTACCATTCAGACCACTGAACATTAGCTAACAGGACCAGTTAACATTATCTGGActccatttttgtattttgctcaACTGATACCATCCACATTCGACTCGTCATTGAAATAATATCTTTGCTGTTTGGTCTtgttaggatattttgcccttattcgtggagtcaaatgcaggacgatgaagaacacgctgacaaagtttcctcagaggatttgtggtttaattcaatgcgcaagggagagaatctctgcccatcacactgtgtggtgtctagatatacagttttcattcatacacatcaaaaggttgagttaagtggtggaccggagacaaatggtcttgtcccttcctgtggaccctcgcagccatttagcataggaatgtgaccTCCTTGCTgcagacactagaggtgttatacggagacacactacagaggtgctagacatacaggcatacaaactacagacacagcatgGTAGGGAaaggaaacacaatacactacatacagtctaatatatatatagtactaCATAGTTACTAAAACAGGGAACCTATCAGTCTCTTATTTTTATAGGCTGGAGTTTCAATGGTTATTgctgtaatcttttttttcaactaaaataataaaaactacacGGTACTGCAATAGTCTGTGCCACTCCTGACACAGTTTTCTCCTTTCACTTCTCTTGAAggtgtttttttccattattattattacaatttttatttgttttttttacaggacaAACCTGAGACGTGGGAGAAGCAGTGGAAGTGCTTCAAGGTGCTGCTCTTCAATCACTTCTGTATTCAGCTGCCCTTGATCTGCGGGACGTACCACTTCACCGAGTTCTTCTCCATCCCCTACGACTGGGACTCCATGCCCAGATGGTACTTACCGGGCaccattgcattacaggcatttagcagacgctcttacgcagagcgacttacacaacttatacatatcatttacattgtattcaattatacagctggatgtatactgaagcaatgcaggttaagtaccttgctcaagggtacaacggcagtgtccctcccgggaatcgaacctgtgacctttatgtTACAAGACCCGCaccctacccattatactacacaggCACCATCTCGCTGGCTGCAGCTCATATCATGGTggcctttctttgttttttacttCCTGGCTCAGCAGAATGCAGCTGTCTAACACCTACACAGCTTAAATATTATCCACTCATGACACCACATCAATGGTATTTAAGCAGGacttatccagggcaacttgGATATAAGCAAACACAAGTGTGTAGATCAGGAAATTGTAGTAGTACAATGGGAAGTGTAGTTCTGAGAGCCAGTGTAGTACTGAGAGCCAGGCAGCGTAGACTCAGCTTGTCATCTACCTGGTCAAGGGTGAGCTAATAAAGTTAACAGAGCAAGTAAATACTGCCAgctcagcaaacaaaaaaaaaagtgtttttgtgaaaatacatttattggaGAAGAAAACTGTGCTTGCAGAACAAAAATATCTAAATGTAAATTGTTGTTCTGCTGGGTGTTTTCTTTACTGTGGTATTtcaagtaataaaaatatttaacagcaCTACTCAGCCGAGTATTCAAATGTGCAAATATGTTATTTATGAAATCAGATATTTTAGCTGCATCACTGCATTGCTGCAcattcagtgcagtgcagtttttGGCTGATAGTGAAGTCTTGCTGGCATCATAAAGTACAATGGGCATGTAACACAGAGCAGCGGTCTGAGAAGTGGAGAGTGATTGGTTGTGCCGGGTCTTCCAAATTCCATTCCGGTACATCCGGTGTGTACGCAGGtttataggggcgacatagctcaggaggtaagagtggttgtctggcagtcggagggttgccggttcgatcccccgccctgggagtgtcaaagtgtccctgagcaagacacctaatcccttattgctcccaatgagttgattggtaccttgcatggcagcctttcaccgtgtgtgtgtgtgaatgagagatatcattgtaaagcgctttggattaaagcgctatataaatgcagtccatttaccattccatTTTATGTGTCACCCGTTACACTGGCCAAATGGGCTATTTAGCTcaacacacttacactggttTAATCATAGATTAGGCCACAATAACATGTTTCATGTTGGGACACaggaacagtcttcagctgcaGCTAGAATATCAGTTAGTAAATGATTGagctgattaaataattgagcgtgaaacacagaaacagatacggccctcCTGGTGCACCTGTGGGTAATGCTCTCACCTGCACCTCAGGCCCTACCTGCTGGCACAGTGCTTCGGCTGCGCAGTGGTGGAGGACACCTGGCACTACTTCCTCCACCGACTCCTGCACCACAGGAGGGTCTACAAGTACATCCACAAGGTCCACCACGAGTTCACTGTGAGtaccgctcccccccctccccgcccccccgtctcCCCAACCATGGTTTTCCCATCTTCATGCAGCTCAAATGTGGCCAATAGGAAGTGGACATGTGGTCTTTGCAACTTGTTTGAGATTGCAAAGACCTTGTGTCCAGGTCCAGCCAAAAGGTCCTGCCAAATTTCAGTATTCAAGGAACCAAACTGATCTTGAACGCTTATAAGAGGTACAATAGCAGGAatatcttctctttttttgtaaaagagAAGCATTAGTCATGGTGAAGGGCAACAAAAAAACGTTTAGAGTAATgtcctctgtgacatcattaacCAGACAGACCTGAACTTCAGCCTCTGCACTCCCTTTTCTGCAGTAATTTACAGTATGACATTTTAACCGAGTAAATCACAGTCGAAAATTTAAAAGAAGATGCGTCTTACTGCCAAGTGCTTTGGGAAATTCATGGCAGTAAAGGTCTAAAGATAATTCACTTGAGGGtccgttacattacattacatttatttggcagacgcttttatccaaagcgacatacaataagtccataccgaaggtcattggaacaactacaaaacacaggtccaatacggtacaatactcattttgtacagttattcatagccatgaacacattatgAACACATtgagtccagttcacacagtgaacattactctgacctaacctatgctaagtcaaactcgGAGGTATTACAAGCTgcaacatcaagacaatgatacgAGGCACAGTAAGTGCTGGACCCAGTGAAGGAAGAGTGGGATGAAAGTCACGTGTCACGTGCTGCCCctttgtttaaattttgttttggctgttccccgcccccccccccccccccccccccccccgcagtctcCCTTCGGAATGCAGGCAGAGTACGCCCACCCGGCGGAGACCATCATCCTCGGGGCGGGGTTCTTCATCGGGATCATGATCTTCTGCAACCACGTGACTCTGCTGTGGGCCTGGGTCACCATCCGTCTGCTGGAGACCATCGACGTCCACAGGtacgcctgggggggggggtcccggggGGGACGCATGGGGGAGCagttaaaatgtccagtgttatttcACCTCTTCAACAGATAACAtgtggtcccactctggaatgtgggataTAGATACAGATATGTATCTTTGTTTAAAACCATTGCATGCACTGAACGCGCAGAATATTTACCCCacctaaaaaaaattgtattatttctaGTTTACAAATAGCCAAATTTCATTACTAGCTTCTCGTTTTACACTTCTGTTGAAAGGCCTTAGagtattttaaatggtttggcTTGGCACTGGTCCTGGTAATGGGCCTAGTCAAAATACAGACCCTGTCTGGGTGTAGTGATGTATGTgaaccaccaggg
This region of Anguilla anguilla isolate fAngAng1 chromosome 5, fAngAng1.pri, whole genome shotgun sequence genomic DNA includes:
- the LOC118228243 gene encoding methylsterol monooxygenase 1-like isoform X1, giving the protein MQVSHAGDILGSAYLAVEYLDSLIPPIPMQASVRSAWNHMLENYSRFQVATCGSVLLHELVYFAVCLPFFFSQFLPFMRKYKIQQDKPETWEKQWKCLKMLLLSHFFVQIPLICGAYHFTELFGIPYDWESMPRWPYLVVQCYSCAVMDDTWFYFTHRLLHHKRIYRHIHKVHHEFTAPFGMQAEYAHPLETVVLGAGFLIGPMVFRSHLALLWIWLLFRLLETVDIHSGYDPPVNPMHIIPFYAGTQFHDFHHMNFEGNYSSCFTWWDKLFGTNVQYKDFQQRAAQQKTQ
- the LOC118228243 gene encoding methylsterol monooxygenase 1-like isoform X2; the encoded protein is MQVSHAGDILGSAYLAVEYLDSLIPPIPMQASVRSAWNHMLENYSRFQVATCGSVLLHELVYFAVCLPFFFSQFLPFMRKYKIQQDKPETWEKQWKCLKMLLLSHFFVQIPLICGAYHFTELFGIPYDWESMPRWPYLVVQCYSCAVMDDTWFYFTHRLLHHKRIYRHIHKVHHEFTAPFGMQAEYAHPLETVVLGAGFLIGPMVFRSHLALLWIWLLFRLLETVDIHRYRLSLVFLFISILFGRCSF
- the LOC118226680 gene encoding methylsterol monooxygenase 1, coding for MEVNHTADILGTAYLAVEYVDSLLPANPLQEPMKDAWDYMMDNYTKFQIATWGSLFVHEFIYFVFCLPGFIFQFLPFMQKYKIQQDKPETWEKQWKCFKVLLFNHFCIQLPLICGTYHFTEFFSIPYDWDSMPRWPYLLAQCFGCAVVEDTWHYFLHRLLHHRRVYKYIHKVHHEFTSPFGMQAEYAHPAETIILGAGFFIGIMIFCNHVTLLWAWVTIRLLETIDVHSGYDIPLNPLHIIPFYAGARFHDFHHMNFVGNYASTFTWWDKLLGTDSQYKHHQHKQDLKKEQ